A part of Patagioenas fasciata isolate bPatFas1 chromosome 28, bPatFas1.hap1, whole genome shotgun sequence genomic DNA contains:
- the TAC3 gene encoding tachykinin-3 isoform X1, translating to MWLSASVCVCLCQGTRVCANVRALVCHLCAHGFPRWREIYCPLPTPRWPREAPRFLQPQSRVGVPPAAPSPVSPLSLPSAGPVPGSGSSRAAPRRGRWLGVAPGPAVPPLTAAPRPSRRMRSRPVLAALLVLALPLALARRPPAPPGPAAPAQGMPVPEPLPWRFPGAAYAALLQLLRGENAGPSAPAAPQKRKSRPVPVPVPVPRPGPAALTAGLSAGDMHDFFVGLMGKRAAEPGRPAGRGSGGSSPRCSPGPPAAGGAPLRAV from the exons atgtggctgtcagcaagtgtgtgtgtgtgcctgtgtcaggGGACACGTGTGTGTGCTAATGTCCGAGCCCTCGTTTGTCACCTCTGTGCACACGGGTTCCCGCGGTGGAGGGAGATTTACTGTCCCCTTCCCACTCCTCGATGGCCCCGGGAAGCACCGCGGTTCCTGCAGCCGCAATCACGCGTGGGGGTCCCGCCGGCCGCCCCGTCTCCCGTGTCGCCGCTTTCCCTCCCCAGCGCGGGGCCGGTCCCGGGCTCGGGCTCGTCCCGGGCTGCCCCGCGGCGGGGGCGCTGGCTCGGGGTGGCCCCGGGACCCGCCGTTCCGCCGCTGACCGCCGCCCCCAGGCCCTCCCGGAGGATGAGGAGCCGCCCGGTGCTGGCGGCGCTGCTCGTCCTGGCGCTGCCGCTCGCCCtcgcccgccgcccccccgccccgccggggccgGCCGCTCCCGCACAG GGGATGCCCGTCCCGGAGCCGCTGCCCTGGAGATTCCCCGGGGCCGCCTACGCCgccctcctgcagctgctgcggGGGGAGAACGCCG GTCCCTCCGCGCCCGCGGCTCCGCAGAAGCGTAAGTCCCGCCCGGTGCCggtcccggtgccggtgccgcggcCGGGCCCCGCGGCGCTGACGGCCGGTCTCTCCGCAGGGGACATGCACGATTTCTTCGTGGGGCTCATGGGGAAGAGGGCGGCGGAGCCCGGGCGGCCGGCAGGGCGGGGCAGCGGCGGCTCGTCCCCCCGGTGCTCCCCGGGGCCCCCCGCGGCCGGCGGGGCCCCATTGCGGGCGGTGTGA
- the MYO1A gene encoding unconventional myosin-Ia isoform X1, translated as METTTSLLDAAAAGDLVLLDPLTEQSLLQTLQERFHRGDIYTYIGNVLISVNPYRPLPIYTPEKVQEYHNCNFFAVKPHIYAIADDAYHSLCDRDRDQCILITGESGAGKTEASKLVMSYVAAVSSKGEEVDKVKEQLLQSNPVLEAFGNAKTIRNDNSSRFGKYMDVEFDFKGEPLGGVISNYLLEKSRIVRHVKGERNFHIFYQLLAGGSAQLLQQLKLRQDCRHYGYLNHESSALSGMDDAANFHAMQDAMRVIGFSPAEVTALLEVTAVVLKLGNVQLSSSFQASGMESCSIAEPRELQEICELIGLDPGVLERALCSRTVKARDEAVLTALSVPQGYYGRDALAKNIYSRLFDWLVNRINTSIQVKPGEQRKVMGVLDIYGFEIFQDNGFEQFIINYCNEKLQQIFILLTLKEEQEEYVREGIQWTPVEFFDNSIICNLIENSTGGILAMLDEECLRPGVVNEDTFLAKLNQLFATHKRYESKETQSARHIMDASLPPRCFRIHHYAGKVTYNVTGFIEKNNDLLFRDLSQAMWAARHTLLRSLFPEGDPQKASLKLPPTAGYQFKASVATLMKNLYSKNPNYIRCIKPNETKAAMLFTPELVLAQVRYLGLMENVRVRRAGYAFRQLYGAFLSRYKMLSTRTWPRWAGSDRDGAEQVLAELPIPAEELAFGHTKVFIRSPRTLFDLERRRQERVAQLATLIQKMFRGWRCRTQYQLMRKSQILISAWFRGHQQKNKYKQMKRSALLIQAYARGWKSRRLLRELKRQRRRHAAAATIAAHWRGFQVRRAYRRYFRSGASACLSNFIYRRLVQKFLVGLGQNLPPLAVLDRTWPPAPYKFLADANQELRSIFYRWKCKKYREQLPPQRRALLQAKLCASELFKDKKSLYPKSLPQPFQGEYLGLTQNPKYQKLNAVAKDKLVMADTVQKVNRASGKTVPRLLLLTKEHLVLADPKAAQPKTVLSLGDIRSVTVTRFSDGFLALHLKETSTGGTKGDFLLVSSHLIELVTRLHQTLMDTRAQALPLHITDQFSTRFQKGDVAVTVVESPKASSDGPVCKKRGSHKMEVLVH; from the exons ATGGAGACCACGACTTCGCTGCTGGACGCCGCGGCCGCCGGGGACCTGGTGCTGCTGGACCCGCTGACCGAGCAGTCGCTGCTGCAGACGCTGCAGGAGCGATTCCACCGCGGCGACATCTAC ACGTACATCGGGAACGTGCTGATCTCGGTGAACCCGTACCGCCCGCTGCCCATCTACACCCCCGAGAAAGTGCAGGAGTATCACAACTGCAACTTCTTCGCTGTCAAGCCCCACAT CTACGCCATCGCCGATGATGCCTACCACTCGCTGTGTGACCGCGACAGGGACCAGTGCATCCTCATCACCGGCGAGAGCGGGGCCGGCAAGACAG AGGCCAGCAAGCTGGTGATGTCCTACGTGGCGGCTGTGAGCAGCAAAGGGGAGGAGGTGGACAAGgtgaaggagcagctgctgcagtccAACCCCGTGCTGGAGG CCTTTGGAAACGCCAAGACCATCCGCAACGACAACTCTTCCCGATTC GGCAAGTACATGGACGTGGAATTCGACTTCAAGGGGGAGCCCCTGGGAGGGGTCATTAGCAACT ACCTGCTGGAGAAATCCCGCATCGTTCGGCATGTGAAGGGCGAAAGGAACTTCCACATCTTCTACCAGCTCCTGGCCGGGGGTTCAGCGCAGCTGCTCC agCAGCTGAAGCTGCGCCAGGACTGCCGGCACTACGGCTACCTGAACCACGAGAGCTCTGCCCTGTCCGGCATGGATGACGCCGCCAACTTCCACGCCATGCAG GACGCCATGCGTGTCATCGGCTTCTCGCCGGCCGAGGTGACGGCGCTGCTGGAGGTGACGGCCGTGGTGCTCAAGCTGGGCAACGtgcagctgagcagcagcttcCAGGCCAGCGGGATGGAGTCCTGCAGCATCGCCGAGCCGCGGG AGCTGCAGGAGATCTGCGAGCTGATCGGGCTGGACCCCGGCGTGCTGGAGCGGGCGCTGTGCTCCCGCACGGTGAAGGCGCGGGACGAGGCGGTGCTCACCGCCCTCAGCGTCCCCCAG GGCTACTACGGCCGGGATGCGCTGGCCAAGAACATCTACAGCCGCCTCTTCGACTGGCTGGTGAACCGCATCAACACCAGCATCCAG gtgAAGCCGGGCGAGCAGAGGAAGGTGATGGGTGTCCTGGACATCTACGGCTTCGAGATCTTCCAG GACAATGGCTTCGAGCAGTTCATCATCAACTACTGCAACGAGAAGCTGCAGCAGATCTTCATCCTGCTGACGctgaaggaggagcaggaggaataTGTCCGAGAG GGCATCCAGTGGACACCGGTGGAGTTTTTCGACAACAGCATCATCTGTAACTTGATTGAGAAC AGCACCGGCGGGATCCTGGCCATGCTGGACGAGGAGTGCCTGCGGCCCGGCGTGGTCAATGAGGACACCTTCCTCGCCAAGCTCAACCAGCTCTTCGCCACCCACAAGCGCTACGAGAGCAAGGAGACGCAGAGCGCCCGGCACATCATGGACGCCAGCCTGCCACCGCGGTGCTTCCGCATCCACCACTACGCCGGCAAG GTCACCTACAACGTGACGGGCTTCATCGAGAAGAACAACGACCTGCTGTTCCGCGACCTGTCCCAGGCCATGTGGGCCGCCCGGCACACGCTGCTGCGCTCGCTCTTCCCCGAGGGGGACCCCCAAAAAGCGTCCCTCAAGCTGCCCCCCACCGCCGGCTACCAGTTCAAAGCCTCGGTGGCCACGCTGATGAAGAACCTCTACTCCAAGAACCCAAACTACATCAG GTGCATCAAGCCCAATGAGACCAAAGCGGCGATGCTCTTCACGCCGGAGCTGGTGCTGGCGCAGGTGCGGTACCTGGGGCTGATGGAGAACGTGCGGGTGCGGCGAGCGGGCTACGCCTTCCGCCAGCTCTACGGCGCCTTCCTGAGCCGCTACAAGATGCTCAGCACCCGGACGTGGCCCCGCTGGGCCGGCAGCGATAG GGATGGGGCTGAGCAGGTGCTGGCGGAGCTGCCGATCCCCGCCGAGGAGCTGGCGTTCGGCCACACCAAGGTCTTCATCCGCTCGCCACGAACG CTCTTCGACCTGGAGCGGCGGCGGCAGGAGCGCGTGGCACAGCTTGCCACCCTCATCCAGAAGATGTTTCGGGGCTGGCGGTGCCGGACCCAGTACCAACTGATGCGCAAGAGCCAGATCCTCATCTCCGCCTGGTTCCGGGGCCACCAG CAAAAGAACAAATACAAGCAGATGAAGCGCTCGGCGCTGCTCATCCAGGCGTACGCGCGGGGCTGGAAG TCCCGCCGGCTCCTCCGGGAGCTGAAACGCCAGCGCCGCCGTCACGCAGCCGCCGCCACCATCGCCGCGCACTGGAGAGGGTTCCAG GTCCGCAGGGCATACAGGAGATATTTCCGCTCCGGGGCCAGCGCCTGCTTGTCCAACTTCATCTACCGGCGGCTG GTGCAGAAGTTCCTGGTGGGGCTGGGGCAGAACCTGCCGCCGCTGGCGGTGCTGGACCGGACCTGGCCCCCCGCGCCATACAAGTTCCTGGCCGACGCCAACCAGGAGCTGAGGAGCATCTTCTACCGCTGGAAG TGCAAGAAGTACCGGGAGCAGCTGCCACCGCAGCGCCGGGCTCTGCTGCAGGCCAAGCTGTGCGCCAGCGAGCTCTTCAAGGACAAGAAGAGCCTCTACCCAAAaag cctgcccCAGCCCTTCCAGGGCGAGTACCTGGGGCTGACGCAGAACCCCAAGTACCAGAAGCTCAACGCGGTGGCCAAGGACAAGCTGGTGATGGCCGACACGGTGCAGAAGGTGAACAGAGCCAGCGGGAAG ACGGTGccgcggctgctgctgctcaccaAGGAGCACCTGGTCCTGGCCGACCCCAAGGCTGCTCAGCCCAAGACCGTGCTCAGCCTGGGCGACATCCGCAGCGTCACCGTCACCCGCTTCTCCGACGGCTTCCTGGCCCTGCACCTCAAGGAG ACCTCCACGGGGGGGACCAAGGGCGACTTCTTGCTGGTCAGCAGCCACCTCATCGAGTTGGTCACCCGCCTGCACCAGACGCTGATGGACACCAGGGCACAGGCGCTGCCGCTGCACATCACCGACCA GTTCTCCACCCGTTTCCAGAAGGGCGACGTGGCCGTCACCGTGGTGGAGTCACCCAAGGCGAGCAGCGACGGCCCCGTCTGCAAGAAGCGCGGCAGCCACAAAatggaggtgctggtgcactga
- the ZBTB39 gene encoding zinc finger and BTB domain-containing protein 39, with translation MGMRIKLHSTNHPNNLLKELNKCRLSETMCDVTILVGTRSFAAHKAVLACAAGYFQNLFLNTGLDAARTYVVDFITPANFEKILSFVYTSELFTDLINVGVIYEVAERLGMEDLLKACHSTFPDLESSAITKQPSLAVGEGRSGPLSSTSSDQSHSLGEIRGAGEHFGPERNYILHGEAAAGYKEDDRNAAIEASQALPLLHSQQPPKTEQESDQGQFAPAASVAAQPSLAGVNMVVPNTTSSCQQYKVQSNGDYGKGGFFTADASLDVSTGSNSCPSNSDHSKDQAFGQMDELQLEDLGDDELHFEDASEELGPSEEVIELSDDSEEELAFENDSRDSKAMPCQVCKKVLEPNIQLIRQHARDHVDLLTGNCKVCETHFQDRNSRVTHVLSHIGIFLFSCDMCETKFFTQWQLTLHRREGVFDNNVIVHPSDLLPGKAAAFGGAPGAELACAACGKPLAKDFHTVRSHILDHVNLKSQMCGVCDQRHLSLCSLMWHTLSHLGIAVFSCSVCANSFVDRQLLEKHLAVHQNVEEALFRCHFCGQSFKLEAAYRYHVSQHKCGGGLDIRPGFGERLQPPGLQRRRLPEEFLSEDLALPSQPGNSKYSCKVCGKRFAHTSEFNYHRRIHTGEKPYQCKVCHKFFRGRSTIKCHLRTHSGALMYRCTVCGHYSSTLNLMSKHIGVHKGSLPPDFTIEQTFMYIIHSKDAEKTADS, from the coding sequence ATGGGCATGAGGATCAAGTTGCACAGCACCAACCACCCCAACAACCTGCTGAAGGAACTCAACAAGTGCCGGCTCTCCGAGACCATGTGCGACGTCACCATCCTGGTGGGCACCCGCTCGTTCGCCGCGCACAAGGCCGTCCTGGCCTGCGCCGCCGGCTACTTCCAGAACCTCTTTCTGAACACGGGGCTGGACGCTGCTCGGACCTACGTGGTGGATTTCATCACGCCGGCCAACTTCGAGAAGATCCTCAGCTTCGTGTACACCTCGGAGCTCTTCACCGACCTCATCAATGTGGGCGTCATTTACGAGGTGGCCGAGCGGCTGGGCATGGAGGACCTGCTCAAGGCTTGCCACTCCACCTTCCCCGACCTGGAGAGCTCAGCCATCACCAAGCAACCCTCGCTGGCCGTGGGCGAGGGCCGCTCGGGTCCCCTGAGCAGCACCTCCTCGGACCAGAGCCACTCGCTGGGTGAAATCCGGGGCGCCGGGGAGCATTTTGGCCCCGAACGGAATTACATCTTGCACGGAGAAGCGGCCGCTGGCTACAAAGAGGATGACAGGAACGCGGCGATCGAAGCCAGCCAGGCTCTTCCCCTCCTGCATTCCCAACAGCCTCCCAAGACGGAGCAGGAGTCGGATCAGGGGCAGTTTGCTCCTGCGGCGAGCGTGGCTGCCCAACCCAGCCTGGCCggggtgaacatggttgttccaAACACCACAAGCTCCTGCCAGCAGTATAAGGTCCAGAGCAACGGTGACTACGGCAAGGGCGGCTTCTTTACCGCTGACGCTTCCCTGGACGTCTCCACGGGGAGCAACTCCTGTCCCAGCAACAGCGACCACTCCAAAGATCAAGCGTTTGGGCAGATGGACGAGCTacagctggaggatttgggggacgACGAACTGCATTTCGAAGACGCCAGCGAGGAGCTGGGCCCGTCGGAAGAGGTGATTGAGCTGAGCGATGACAGCGAAGAGGAGCTGGCCTTTGAGAACGACAGCCGGGACAGCAAGGCCATGCCCTGCCAGGTGTGCAAGAAGGTCCTGGAGCCCAACATCCAGCTGATCCGCCAGCACGCCAGGGATCACGTCGATCTCCTCACCGGCAACTGCAAGGTCTGCGAAACCCACTTCCAGGACCGCAACTCCAGGGTCACCCACGTCTTGTCCCACATCGGCATCTTCCTCTTCTCCTGCGATATGTGCGAGACCAAGTTCTTCACGCAGTGGCAGCTGACGCTGCACCGCCGGGAAGGGGTGTTTGACAACAACGTCATCGTCCACCCCAGCGACCTGCTACCGGGGAAGGCCGCGGCGTTCGGGGGAGCGCCCGGCGCCGAGCTGGCGTGCGCTGCCTGCGGGAAGCCCTTGGCCAAGGATTTCCACACCGTCCGCAGCCACATCCTGGACCACGTGAACTTGAAAAGCCAGATGTGCGGCGTGTGCGACCAGAGGCACCTCAGCCTCTGCAGCCTGATGTGGCACACCCTGTCCCACCTGGGCATCGCCGTCTTCTCCTGCTCCGTGTGCGCCAACAGCTTTGTGGACCGGCAGCTCCTGGAGAAGCACTTGGCCGTCCACCAGAACGTGGAGGAGGCTCTTTTCCGCTGCCACTTCTGCGGGCAGAGCTTCAAGCTGGAGGCGGCGTATCGGTACCACGTCAGCCAGCACAAGTGCGGCGGCGGGCTGGACATCCGCCCCGGTTTCGGCGAACGGCTCCAGCCGCCGGGCTTGCAGAGGAGGCGGCTGCCGGAGGAGTTCCTGAGTGAAGATTTGGCGCTGCCCAGCCAGCCGGGCAACAGCAAGTACAGCTGCAAGGTCTGCGGGAAGAGATTCGCCCACACCAGCGAGTTCAACTACCACcggcgcatccacaccggggagaagccgtACCAGTGCAAGGTGTGCCACAAGTTCTTCCGCGGCCGCTCCACCATCAAGTGCCACCTGCGGACGCACTCGGGGGCCCTCATGTACCGCTGCACGGTGTGCGGGCACTACAGCTCCACGCTCAACCTGATGAGCAAGCACATCGGCGTGCACAAGGGCAGCCTCCCCCCGGACTTCACCATCGAGCAGACTTTCATGTACATCATCCATTCCAAAGACGCGGAGAAAACCGCGGACAGCTGA
- the TAC3 gene encoding tachykinin-3 isoform X2, protein MWLSASVCVCLCQGTRVCANVRALVCHLCAHGFPRWREIYCPLPTPRWPREAPRFLQPQSRVGVPPAAPSPVSPLSLPSAGPVPGSGSSRAAPRRGRWLGVAPGPAVPPLTAAPRPSRRMRSRPVLAALLVLALPLALARRPPAPPGPAAPAQGMPVPEPLPWRFPGAAYAALLQLLRGENAGPSAPAAPQKRDMHDFFVGLMGKRAAEPGRPAGRGSGGSSPRCSPGPPAAGGAPLRAV, encoded by the exons atgtggctgtcagcaagtgtgtgtgtgtgcctgtgtcaggGGACACGTGTGTGTGCTAATGTCCGAGCCCTCGTTTGTCACCTCTGTGCACACGGGTTCCCGCGGTGGAGGGAGATTTACTGTCCCCTTCCCACTCCTCGATGGCCCCGGGAAGCACCGCGGTTCCTGCAGCCGCAATCACGCGTGGGGGTCCCGCCGGCCGCCCCGTCTCCCGTGTCGCCGCTTTCCCTCCCCAGCGCGGGGCCGGTCCCGGGCTCGGGCTCGTCCCGGGCTGCCCCGCGGCGGGGGCGCTGGCTCGGGGTGGCCCCGGGACCCGCCGTTCCGCCGCTGACCGCCGCCCCCAGGCCCTCCCGGAGGATGAGGAGCCGCCCGGTGCTGGCGGCGCTGCTCGTCCTGGCGCTGCCGCTCGCCCtcgcccgccgcccccccgccccgccggggccgGCCGCTCCCGCACAG GGGATGCCCGTCCCGGAGCCGCTGCCCTGGAGATTCCCCGGGGCCGCCTACGCCgccctcctgcagctgctgcggGGGGAGAACGCCG GTCCCTCCGCGCCCGCGGCTCCGCAGAAGC GGGACATGCACGATTTCTTCGTGGGGCTCATGGGGAAGAGGGCGGCGGAGCCCGGGCGGCCGGCAGGGCGGGGCAGCGGCGGCTCGTCCCCCCGGTGCTCCCCGGGGCCCCCCGCGGCCGGCGGGGCCCCATTGCGGGCGGTGTGA
- the MYO1A gene encoding unconventional myosin-Ia isoform X2: METTTSLLDAAAAGDLVLLDPLTEQSLLQTLQERFHRGDIYTYIGNVLISVNPYRPLPIYTPEKVQEYHNCNFFAVKPHIYAIADDAYHSLCDRDRDQCILITGESGAGKTEASKLVMSYVAAVSSKGEEVDKVKEQLLQSNPVLEAFGNAKTIRNDNSSRFGKYMDVEFDFKGEPLGGVISNYLLEKSRIVRHVKGERNFHIFYQLLAGGSAQLLQQLKLRQDCRHYGYLNHESSALSGMDDAANFHAMQDAMRVIGFSPAEVTALLEVTAVVLKLGNVQLSSSFQASGMESCSIAEPRELQEICELIGLDPGVLERALCSRTVKARDEAVLTALSVPQGYYGRDALAKNIYSRLFDWLVNRINTSIQVKPGEQRKVMGVLDIYGFEIFQDNGFEQFIINYCNEKLQQIFILLTLKEEQEEYVREGIQWTPVEFFDNSIICNLIENSTGGILAMLDEECLRPGVVNEDTFLAKLNQLFATHKRYESKETQSARHIMDASLPPRCFRIHHYAGKVTYNVTGFIEKNNDLLFRDLSQAMWAARHTLLRSLFPEGDPQKASLKLPPTAGYQFKASVATLMKNLYSKNPNYIRCIKPNETKAAMLFTPELVLAQVRYLGLMENVRVRRAGYAFRQLYGAFLSRYKMLSTRTWPRWAGSDRDGAEQVLAELPIPAEELAFGHTKVFIRSPRTLFDLERRRQERVAQLATLIQKMFRGWRCRTQYQLMRKSQILISAWFRGHQQKNKYKQMKRSALLIQAYARGWKVRRAYRRYFRSGASACLSNFIYRRLVQKFLVGLGQNLPPLAVLDRTWPPAPYKFLADANQELRSIFYRWKCKKYREQLPPQRRALLQAKLCASELFKDKKSLYPKSLPQPFQGEYLGLTQNPKYQKLNAVAKDKLVMADTVQKVNRASGKTVPRLLLLTKEHLVLADPKAAQPKTVLSLGDIRSVTVTRFSDGFLALHLKETSTGGTKGDFLLVSSHLIELVTRLHQTLMDTRAQALPLHITDQFSTRFQKGDVAVTVVESPKASSDGPVCKKRGSHKMEVLVH, encoded by the exons ATGGAGACCACGACTTCGCTGCTGGACGCCGCGGCCGCCGGGGACCTGGTGCTGCTGGACCCGCTGACCGAGCAGTCGCTGCTGCAGACGCTGCAGGAGCGATTCCACCGCGGCGACATCTAC ACGTACATCGGGAACGTGCTGATCTCGGTGAACCCGTACCGCCCGCTGCCCATCTACACCCCCGAGAAAGTGCAGGAGTATCACAACTGCAACTTCTTCGCTGTCAAGCCCCACAT CTACGCCATCGCCGATGATGCCTACCACTCGCTGTGTGACCGCGACAGGGACCAGTGCATCCTCATCACCGGCGAGAGCGGGGCCGGCAAGACAG AGGCCAGCAAGCTGGTGATGTCCTACGTGGCGGCTGTGAGCAGCAAAGGGGAGGAGGTGGACAAGgtgaaggagcagctgctgcagtccAACCCCGTGCTGGAGG CCTTTGGAAACGCCAAGACCATCCGCAACGACAACTCTTCCCGATTC GGCAAGTACATGGACGTGGAATTCGACTTCAAGGGGGAGCCCCTGGGAGGGGTCATTAGCAACT ACCTGCTGGAGAAATCCCGCATCGTTCGGCATGTGAAGGGCGAAAGGAACTTCCACATCTTCTACCAGCTCCTGGCCGGGGGTTCAGCGCAGCTGCTCC agCAGCTGAAGCTGCGCCAGGACTGCCGGCACTACGGCTACCTGAACCACGAGAGCTCTGCCCTGTCCGGCATGGATGACGCCGCCAACTTCCACGCCATGCAG GACGCCATGCGTGTCATCGGCTTCTCGCCGGCCGAGGTGACGGCGCTGCTGGAGGTGACGGCCGTGGTGCTCAAGCTGGGCAACGtgcagctgagcagcagcttcCAGGCCAGCGGGATGGAGTCCTGCAGCATCGCCGAGCCGCGGG AGCTGCAGGAGATCTGCGAGCTGATCGGGCTGGACCCCGGCGTGCTGGAGCGGGCGCTGTGCTCCCGCACGGTGAAGGCGCGGGACGAGGCGGTGCTCACCGCCCTCAGCGTCCCCCAG GGCTACTACGGCCGGGATGCGCTGGCCAAGAACATCTACAGCCGCCTCTTCGACTGGCTGGTGAACCGCATCAACACCAGCATCCAG gtgAAGCCGGGCGAGCAGAGGAAGGTGATGGGTGTCCTGGACATCTACGGCTTCGAGATCTTCCAG GACAATGGCTTCGAGCAGTTCATCATCAACTACTGCAACGAGAAGCTGCAGCAGATCTTCATCCTGCTGACGctgaaggaggagcaggaggaataTGTCCGAGAG GGCATCCAGTGGACACCGGTGGAGTTTTTCGACAACAGCATCATCTGTAACTTGATTGAGAAC AGCACCGGCGGGATCCTGGCCATGCTGGACGAGGAGTGCCTGCGGCCCGGCGTGGTCAATGAGGACACCTTCCTCGCCAAGCTCAACCAGCTCTTCGCCACCCACAAGCGCTACGAGAGCAAGGAGACGCAGAGCGCCCGGCACATCATGGACGCCAGCCTGCCACCGCGGTGCTTCCGCATCCACCACTACGCCGGCAAG GTCACCTACAACGTGACGGGCTTCATCGAGAAGAACAACGACCTGCTGTTCCGCGACCTGTCCCAGGCCATGTGGGCCGCCCGGCACACGCTGCTGCGCTCGCTCTTCCCCGAGGGGGACCCCCAAAAAGCGTCCCTCAAGCTGCCCCCCACCGCCGGCTACCAGTTCAAAGCCTCGGTGGCCACGCTGATGAAGAACCTCTACTCCAAGAACCCAAACTACATCAG GTGCATCAAGCCCAATGAGACCAAAGCGGCGATGCTCTTCACGCCGGAGCTGGTGCTGGCGCAGGTGCGGTACCTGGGGCTGATGGAGAACGTGCGGGTGCGGCGAGCGGGCTACGCCTTCCGCCAGCTCTACGGCGCCTTCCTGAGCCGCTACAAGATGCTCAGCACCCGGACGTGGCCCCGCTGGGCCGGCAGCGATAG GGATGGGGCTGAGCAGGTGCTGGCGGAGCTGCCGATCCCCGCCGAGGAGCTGGCGTTCGGCCACACCAAGGTCTTCATCCGCTCGCCACGAACG CTCTTCGACCTGGAGCGGCGGCGGCAGGAGCGCGTGGCACAGCTTGCCACCCTCATCCAGAAGATGTTTCGGGGCTGGCGGTGCCGGACCCAGTACCAACTGATGCGCAAGAGCCAGATCCTCATCTCCGCCTGGTTCCGGGGCCACCAG CAAAAGAACAAATACAAGCAGATGAAGCGCTCGGCGCTGCTCATCCAGGCGTACGCGCGGGGCTGGAAG GTCCGCAGGGCATACAGGAGATATTTCCGCTCCGGGGCCAGCGCCTGCTTGTCCAACTTCATCTACCGGCGGCTG GTGCAGAAGTTCCTGGTGGGGCTGGGGCAGAACCTGCCGCCGCTGGCGGTGCTGGACCGGACCTGGCCCCCCGCGCCATACAAGTTCCTGGCCGACGCCAACCAGGAGCTGAGGAGCATCTTCTACCGCTGGAAG TGCAAGAAGTACCGGGAGCAGCTGCCACCGCAGCGCCGGGCTCTGCTGCAGGCCAAGCTGTGCGCCAGCGAGCTCTTCAAGGACAAGAAGAGCCTCTACCCAAAaag cctgcccCAGCCCTTCCAGGGCGAGTACCTGGGGCTGACGCAGAACCCCAAGTACCAGAAGCTCAACGCGGTGGCCAAGGACAAGCTGGTGATGGCCGACACGGTGCAGAAGGTGAACAGAGCCAGCGGGAAG ACGGTGccgcggctgctgctgctcaccaAGGAGCACCTGGTCCTGGCCGACCCCAAGGCTGCTCAGCCCAAGACCGTGCTCAGCCTGGGCGACATCCGCAGCGTCACCGTCACCCGCTTCTCCGACGGCTTCCTGGCCCTGCACCTCAAGGAG ACCTCCACGGGGGGGACCAAGGGCGACTTCTTGCTGGTCAGCAGCCACCTCATCGAGTTGGTCACCCGCCTGCACCAGACGCTGATGGACACCAGGGCACAGGCGCTGCCGCTGCACATCACCGACCA GTTCTCCACCCGTTTCCAGAAGGGCGACGTGGCCGTCACCGTGGTGGAGTCACCCAAGGCGAGCAGCGACGGCCCCGTCTGCAAGAAGCGCGGCAGCCACAAAatggaggtgctggtgcactga